A window of Pomacea canaliculata isolate SZHN2017 linkage group LG3, ASM307304v1, whole genome shotgun sequence contains these coding sequences:
- the LOC112560809 gene encoding crystal protein-like isoform X2: MGARLLVGVPLLLRLLRVHEVLAIPESLVVEVSGGRIQGALHEGAVRFLGIPYSRAQRFQVPATLEPRWSGTLNASTPAPQCPQTCPPVIQDLHCQHVSQMHERCLYLNIYRPAYNLPAGTSFPSCSSSTAEILSPEVAQLRCMTDPSWPGTGGVLVVTINYRLGAFGFLPIFNDYDDVIGNFGLRDQQVALRWVHSNIAFFDGDQDKVTLLGADAGCQSVGLHLASPVSNALFHAAILHSCPFTQPFRDKNESRRLVQEFASALGCPANDVSCYRRKSVNDILQAQAAVDDAISRQSPSLWMFQVWGPVIDHSLVHEPSLLGELLYVSSRGGQGVKPALLGVVQEEGATSVYRRYPLPVSSEYFHRLLEVSVRENWQELVEGAAPPYRPEVSTDARQEMVRFFDDFVFVCPARSLVNNLTTGDAMLGNVWMYRFEPQITWSPGGSSWPPGGETYCQNVTCHGLDLLYLFNPPAVPVTLRGSIQELSKVMALYWTSFARYGDPNRAPPAGPASVTSSLTRSSLVPGRQGPQQQQFSFPPFSTRTGMILPSRLHLGQASGSFLTPAGSSSSSSLKQGQSGLQTSRFGSLATPNTLGSLPLPSSFDAFRRQVLSSSLALQLQQKTSAANTTSSTPTPPAPAIDSTVYWPSYTTKETSGGQGVKATMVLTQPKVILEHSIYDTRCRPWDKLGHK, from the exons ATGGGCGCGCGGCTGTTGGTGGGCGTGCCTctgctgctgcggctgttgCGGGTTCACGAGGTGCTGGCTATCCCAGAATCCCTTGTTGTGGAGGTGTCTGGGGGAAGAATTCAGGGAGCTCTGCATGAGGGTGCTGTTCGCTTCCTCGGCATCCCTTACAGCAGGGCTCAGAG ATTTCAGGTGCCGGCGACACTAGAGCCTCGCTGGTCTGGCACTCTCAACGCCTCCACTCCAGCGCCCCAGTGTCCACAGACTTGCCCCCCTGTTATTCAGGATCTTCACTGCCAGCATGTTAGTCAG ATGCACGAGAGGTGCCTGTATCTCAACATCTACCGACCAGCCTACAATCTGCCGGCGGGAACAAGTTTCCCGTCATGCTCTTCATCCACGGCGGAGATTTTGAGTCCGGAAGTGGCGCAGCTCCGTTGTATGACGGATCCTTCCTGGCCAGGAACTGGGGGAGTACTGGTGGTGACTATTAACTACAGGTTAG GAGCATTCGGGTTCTTGCCAATTTTTAACGACTATGATGACGTCATTGGCAATTTTGGCCTGCGCGACCAGCAGGTAGCCTTGCGGTGGGTCCACAGCAACATCGCCTTCTTTGACGGGGACCAGGATAAG GTCACGTTGTTGGGTGCGGATGCTGGCTGTCAGTCTGTGGGCCTCCATCTGGCGTCCCCCGTCTCCAACGCCCTCTTTCACGCCGCCATCTTGCACAGCTGCCCCTTCACGCAGCCCTTCCGCGACAAGAACGAGTCCCGGCGCCTGGTGCAAGAGTTTGCCTCGGCGCTGGGATGTCCAGCCAACGACGTCAGCTGCTACCGCCGGAAGTCCGTCAACGACATCCTGCAGGCGCAGGCAGCAGTGGATGACGCCATCAGTAGGCAGTCGCCGTCGCTGTGGATGTTCCAGGTGTGGGGTCCGGTGATCGACCACAGCCTGGTTCACGAGCCCAGCCTCCTGGGGGAACTCCTCTACGTCAGTTCTCGCGGCGGCCAGGGGGTCAAGCCCGCGCTACTCGGGGTCGTTCAAGAAGAGGGCGCCACGTCCGTGTACAGGCGCTACCCGTTGCCAGTCTCCAGCGAATACTTCCATCGTCTTCTGGAGGTCAGCGTGCGTGAAAACTGGCAAGAGCTGGTGGAGGGGGCGGCGCCTCCTTACCGACCGGAAGTGTCCACGGACGCCCGCCAGGAGATGGTTCGCTTTTTCGACGACTTCGTCTTTGTGTGTCCTGCACGCAGTCTGGTCAATAATCTGACGACTGGAGACGCCATGCTAGGCAACGTGTGGATGTACAGGTTTGAACCTCAGATCACGTGGTCTCCCGGCGGTTCGTCCTGGCCTCCTGGCGGTGAGACCTACTGCCAAAATGTGACATGTCATGGTCTTGACCTTCTCTACCTGTTCAACCCCCCGGCCGTTCCAGTGACCCTGCGCGGGAGTATCCAGGAACTCTCAAAGGTCATGGCTTTGTACTGGACCAGCTTCGCCAGGTATGGAGATCCGAACAGAGCGCCACCTGCAGGCCCTGCGAGCGTCACTTCCTCTCTGACAAGGTCCAGCCTCGTGCCTGGGCGACAAGGACCTCAGCAACAACAGTTCTCATTCCCGCCATTTTCTACAAGAACTGGGATGATCCTGCCATCCCGTCTCCATCTGGGGCAGGCATCCGGGTCTTTCCTGACACCTGCTGgctcatcctcttcctcctccttgaAGCAAGGTCAGTCGGGCCTACAGACGAGTAGGTTTG GTTCCTTGGCAACACCAAACACACTTGGTTCCTTGCCGTTGCCGAGCTCATTCGACGCCTTCCGACGCCAGGTTCTGTCCAGCTCTTTAGCGCTGCAGCTTCAGCAGAAGACCAGTGCCGCAAACACAACCTCATCCACACCAACACCACCTGCACCAGCCATCGACAGCACCGTCTACTGGCCCAGCTACACGACGAAGGAAACCTCCGGAGGACAGGGGGTCAAGGCCACCATGGTGCTGACCCAACCAAAGGTCATTCTCGAGCATTCCATCTACGATACAAGGTGCCGCCCTTGGGACAAACTTGGACACAAGTAA
- the LOC112560809 gene encoding crystal protein-like isoform X1, which produces MGARLLVGVPLLLRLLRVHEVLAIPESLVVEVSGGRIQGALHEGAVRFLGIPYSRAQRFQVPATLEPRWSGTLNASTPAPQCPQTCPPVIQDLHCQHVSQMHERCLYLNIYRPAYNLPAGTSFPSCSSSTAEILSPEVAQLRCMTDPSWPGTGGVLVVTINYRLGAFGFLPIFNDYDDVIGNFGLRDQQVALRWVHSNIAFFDGDQDKVTLLGADAGCQSVGLHLASPVSNALFHAAILHSCPFTQPFRDKNESRRLVQEFASALGCPANDVSCYRRKSVNDILQAQAAVDDAISRQSPSLWMFQVWGPVIDHSLVHEPSLLGELLYVSSRGGQGVKPALLGVVQEEGATSVYRRYPLPVSSEYFHRLLEVSVRENWQELVEGAAPPYRPEVSTDARQEMVRFFDDFVFVCPARSLVNNLTTGDAMLGNVWMYRFEPQITWSPGGSSWPPGGETYCQNVTCHGLDLLYLFNPPAVPVTLRGSIQELSKVMALYWTSFARYGDPNRAPPAGPASVTSSLTRSSLVPGRQGPQQQQFSFPPFSTRTGMILPSRLHLGQASGSFLTPAGSSSSSSLKQGQSGLQTSRFGSLATPNTLGSLATPIHTWFLGNTKHTWFLAVAELIRRLPTPGSVQLFSAAASAEDQCRKHNLIHTNTTCTSHRQHRLLAQLHDEGNLRRTGGQGHHGADPTKGHSRAFHLRYKVPPLGQTWTQVNSCRYRRLQI; this is translated from the exons ATGGGCGCGCGGCTGTTGGTGGGCGTGCCTctgctgctgcggctgttgCGGGTTCACGAGGTGCTGGCTATCCCAGAATCCCTTGTTGTGGAGGTGTCTGGGGGAAGAATTCAGGGAGCTCTGCATGAGGGTGCTGTTCGCTTCCTCGGCATCCCTTACAGCAGGGCTCAGAG ATTTCAGGTGCCGGCGACACTAGAGCCTCGCTGGTCTGGCACTCTCAACGCCTCCACTCCAGCGCCCCAGTGTCCACAGACTTGCCCCCCTGTTATTCAGGATCTTCACTGCCAGCATGTTAGTCAG ATGCACGAGAGGTGCCTGTATCTCAACATCTACCGACCAGCCTACAATCTGCCGGCGGGAACAAGTTTCCCGTCATGCTCTTCATCCACGGCGGAGATTTTGAGTCCGGAAGTGGCGCAGCTCCGTTGTATGACGGATCCTTCCTGGCCAGGAACTGGGGGAGTACTGGTGGTGACTATTAACTACAGGTTAG GAGCATTCGGGTTCTTGCCAATTTTTAACGACTATGATGACGTCATTGGCAATTTTGGCCTGCGCGACCAGCAGGTAGCCTTGCGGTGGGTCCACAGCAACATCGCCTTCTTTGACGGGGACCAGGATAAG GTCACGTTGTTGGGTGCGGATGCTGGCTGTCAGTCTGTGGGCCTCCATCTGGCGTCCCCCGTCTCCAACGCCCTCTTTCACGCCGCCATCTTGCACAGCTGCCCCTTCACGCAGCCCTTCCGCGACAAGAACGAGTCCCGGCGCCTGGTGCAAGAGTTTGCCTCGGCGCTGGGATGTCCAGCCAACGACGTCAGCTGCTACCGCCGGAAGTCCGTCAACGACATCCTGCAGGCGCAGGCAGCAGTGGATGACGCCATCAGTAGGCAGTCGCCGTCGCTGTGGATGTTCCAGGTGTGGGGTCCGGTGATCGACCACAGCCTGGTTCACGAGCCCAGCCTCCTGGGGGAACTCCTCTACGTCAGTTCTCGCGGCGGCCAGGGGGTCAAGCCCGCGCTACTCGGGGTCGTTCAAGAAGAGGGCGCCACGTCCGTGTACAGGCGCTACCCGTTGCCAGTCTCCAGCGAATACTTCCATCGTCTTCTGGAGGTCAGCGTGCGTGAAAACTGGCAAGAGCTGGTGGAGGGGGCGGCGCCTCCTTACCGACCGGAAGTGTCCACGGACGCCCGCCAGGAGATGGTTCGCTTTTTCGACGACTTCGTCTTTGTGTGTCCTGCACGCAGTCTGGTCAATAATCTGACGACTGGAGACGCCATGCTAGGCAACGTGTGGATGTACAGGTTTGAACCTCAGATCACGTGGTCTCCCGGCGGTTCGTCCTGGCCTCCTGGCGGTGAGACCTACTGCCAAAATGTGACATGTCATGGTCTTGACCTTCTCTACCTGTTCAACCCCCCGGCCGTTCCAGTGACCCTGCGCGGGAGTATCCAGGAACTCTCAAAGGTCATGGCTTTGTACTGGACCAGCTTCGCCAGGTATGGAGATCCGAACAGAGCGCCACCTGCAGGCCCTGCGAGCGTCACTTCCTCTCTGACAAGGTCCAGCCTCGTGCCTGGGCGACAAGGACCTCAGCAACAACAGTTCTCATTCCCGCCATTTTCTACAAGAACTGGGATGATCCTGCCATCCCGTCTCCATCTGGGGCAGGCATCCGGGTCTTTCCTGACACCTGCTGgctcatcctcttcctcctccttgaAGCAAGGTCAGTCGGGCCTACAGACGAGTAGGTTTGGTTCCTTGGCAACACCAAATACACTTGGTTCCTTGGCAACACCAATACACACTTGGTTCCTTGGCAACACCAAACACACTTGGTTCCTTGCCGTTGCCGAGCTCATTCGACGCCTTCCGACGCCAGGTTCTGTCCAGCTCTTTAGCGCTGCAGCTTCAGCAGAAGACCAGTGCCGCAAACACAACCTCATCCACACCAACACCACCTGCACCAGCCATCGACAGCACCGTCTACTGGCCCAGCTACACGACGAAGGAAACCTCCGGAGGACAGGGGGTCAAGGCCACCATGGTGCTGACCCAACCAAAGGTCATTCTCGAGCATTCCATCTACGATACAAGGTGCCGCCCTTGGGACAAACTTGGACACAAGTAAACTCTTGTCGCTACAGACGACTGCAAATATGA
- the LOC112559347 gene encoding PDZ and LIM domain protein 3-like, which produces MAAMVELRRNPGQPWGFRLQGGLDFGQQLTVKKVQPGTPSAGALTPGDTIVGIGSTNAKSLTHMQAHQLIKSAGNVLQLTLLRGQSTDFSAIKPKGPVKFSPWRQN; this is translated from the exons ATGGCGGCGATGGTAGAACTGCGGAGGAATCCAGGCCAACCCTGGGGATTTCGTCTGCAAGGAGGACTGGACTTCGGGCAGCAGCTGACCGTCAAGAAG GTTCAGCCAGGTACCCCCAGCGCCGGCGCCTTGACTCCGGGGGACACGATCGTTGGTATCGGCAGCACCAACGCCAAATCCCTGACACACATGCAGGCTCATCAGCTGATCAAAAGCGCCGGCAACGTCTTACAACTGACACTACTCAG AGGGCAGTCCACGGACTTCTCTGCCATCAAGCCAAAAGGGCCAGTGAAGTTTTCCCCCTGGAGGCAGAACTAG